Proteins from a genomic interval of Spea bombifrons isolate aSpeBom1 chromosome 4, aSpeBom1.2.pri, whole genome shotgun sequence:
- the LOC128491527 gene encoding olfactory receptor 1-like gives MNDFQILAFPNRVEKYNFMTIMFLLIYLIGVMGNVVIITAVLVDSHLHTPMYLFLCNLSSVDIIFTTVTLPKLMDILLSGKTLVSVTQCFTQLYFYLFAAGTEDILLSWMAYDRYVAICSPLHYQLIMNKRKCVLLLSGTWMCGCVNALFLTLSASQLIFCHSKKIHHFFCDIKALQKISCNNANFYIIVYVESTVLGICPFLLSLTSYIKIIMVILSIKSQSGRRKAFSTCTSHLTVLMIFYGMGMCMYINPPARNAEEQDQVFSVLYAAVTPMLNPLIYSLRNKEVKGALGRIIGKKACV, from the coding sequence ATGAATGACTTCCAGATTTTAGCATTTCCCAACCGTGTAGAAAAGTATAACTTCATGACCATTATGTTTCTCTTGATATATTTGATCGGAGTAATGGGGAATGTggttataattacagctgttttggtAGATTCTCACTTACACACTCCTatgtatttgtttctttgtaacCTGTCCTCGGTGGACATTATTTTCACCACAGTAACTCTGCCGAAACTGATGGACATTTTATTATCTGGAAAAACCTTGGTATCTGTCACGCAATGCTTCACCCAGTTATATTTTTACCTGTTTGCAGCTGGTACGGAGGATATATTGTTATCTTGGATGGCCTACGATCGTTATGTTGCTATTTGTAGCCCGTTACATTATCAACTTATCATGAACAAGAGGAAATGTGTTCTCCTGTTGTCCGGTACCTGGATGTGTGGGTGTGTGAATGCTTTGTTTTTGACTCTTTCAGCTTCTCAGCTGATATTTTGCCATTCTAAAAAGATACATCACTTTTTCTGTGATATTAAAGCCCTGCAAAAAATCTCTTGCAATAATGCTAATTTCTACATTATTGTCTATGTGGAGTCAACTGTACTTGGCATATGTCCATTTCTGCTCAGCTTGACAtcctatattaaaataataatggttaTTCTAAGCATTAAATCCCAGAGTGGTAGAAgaaaagccttctccacctgcacgTCCCACCTCACCGTCCTTATGATTTTCTATGGAATGGGAATGTGTATGTACATAAATCCACCAGCACGGAATGCAGAAGAACAGGACCAAGTCTTCTCTGTGCTCTATGCAGCAGTGACTCCAATGTTGAACCCTCTGATATATAGTCTGAGGAATAAAGAGGTAAAGGGAGCACTGGGGAGGATTATTGGGAAAAAAGCTTGTGtataa
- the LOC128491528 gene encoding olfactory receptor 1-like, with the protein MDNQTSIKYFQILAFSSHVENHRLLFAIFLVIYVTGLLGNLVILIAVFVDSHLHTPMYFFLCNLSSLDIIFTTVTLPKLMDILLSGSNVISFSECFSQLYFYVFLASTEDILLSSMAYDRYVAICSPLHYQLIMHNRKCVLILLGTWMSGCMNSIFMTVLISNLTLCRSNKIHHFFCEIKALEKISCNNSGFHIIIYVETLLLGVFPFLLSLTSYIKIIRVILSIKSKNGRRKAFSTCTSHLTVLIIFYGTGLCMYVKPPLEHLEEQDQVFSALYAAVTPMVNPLIYSLRNKDVNGALKRIVRSNKQLVVI; encoded by the coding sequence ATGGACAACCAAACCTCTATCAAATATTTCCAGATTTTGGCATTTTCCAGTCATGTAGAAAACCATCGTCTCCTGTTCGCCATATTTCTTGTAATTTATGTGACGGGGCTATTGGGGAATCTGGTGATACTTATAGCCGTGTTTGTggactcacacttacacacccccATGTACTTCTTTCTGTGCAATCTCTCCTCGTTGGATATCATTTTCACCACAGTCACACTTCCCAAACTCATGGATATTCTATTATCAGGGAGTAATGTGATATCATTTTCAGAATGCTTCAGCcaactgtatttttatgtatttttggctAGTACTGAGGATATATTATTGTCCTCCATGGCTTATGATCGTTATGTGGCTATTTGCAGCCCTTTACATTACCAGCTTATCATGCACAATAGAAAATGTGTTCTCATTTTGTTAGGCACCTGGATGTCGGGATGTATGAATTCAATCTTCATGACGGTTTTGATATCCAATTTAACGTTATGCCGTTCTAACAAGATCCATCACTTTTTCTGTGAAATCAAAGCTTTGGAAAAAATCTCCTGCAACAACTCAGGGTTCCACATTATTATTTACGTAGAAACCCTGCTCCTTGGAGTCTTCCCATTTCTGCTTAGCTTAACTTCCTACATCAAGATAATAAGAGTCATCTTAAGCATAAAGTCCAAGAACGGTAGAAGAAAAGCCTTTTCAACTTGTACGTCTCACCTCACCGTCCTCATTATTTTCTATGGGACAGGTCTATGTATGTACGTAAAGCCACCTTTAGAACATCTAGAAGAACAAGACCAAGTGTTCTCCGCACTGTATGCAGCAGTAACCCCGATGGTGAATCCTTTAATATATAGTCTCAGGAATAAGGACGTAAATGGAGCTCTGAAGAGAATTGTTAGGTCCAATAAGCAACTTGTGGTGATTTAA